In the Methanosphaera stadtmanae DSM 3091 genome, TTAGAACAAATGCCTGTTAAAGCAGTAACAAGTGCGGCAGGAATGCTTGAGAGTAAAAATATTATCACAGTAGATAAAACATCAACAGATAATATAAGTTTATCTGAGGAAGGAAAAGACTATGCATTAAATGGACTTCCAGAACACAGGATACTAAAAGCATTACAAGATTTTAGTAATGAAGGAAAAGATGAAGTGGGTATGGATGAAGTTATTGAAAGGGCTAAAGTATCAAAGGCTCAGATGAACTTTTCAATTGGTATACTTATGCGTCATCATTGGGCTAAAATGAACAATGGAAAATTAGCAATTACAGATGAAGGAAAAAATGCAGATATTTCAAGTCTACCTCAAGTTAAATTCCTTAAATTCCTACATGATAAGAAGCAAATCACTGAAGAAAACATACCTGAAGAATTTATTAAGGTTAGGGCTGAATTTAATAAGAGAAAAGATTTACTTAATATTAAAACATCTCAAGACTTCCATTTTATACTTAATGATATTGGAAAGAAAATATTAGATGAAGGATTTTCCATACAAAATGAGGCAACACAACTAACACACGATCAACTAAAAACAGGTTCCTGGAAAAATCTACACTACAGGGGATATGATATCAATGCATCAGCACCAAAGAATTATCCTGGAAAAATACATCCTCTTCAACAAACAATTGAAGAAATAAGAGATATTTTCATTGACATGGGTTTTGATGAGGCAAAGGGAACAATACTTGAATCAGCATTCTGGAACTTTGATATGTTATTCCAGCCACAAGATCATGCTGCACGTGAAATGCAAGATACATTCTATGTAAGTAATCCTTCCCAAGCATCACTGCCTGGTGGGGATTTAGTTGAAAAAACTAGAGCTGAACATGAACATGGTGGAAATACTGGTAGTGAAGGATGGAATTATAAATGGAATGAGGATATAGCAAAACAAATAGTTCTAAGAACACATACAACTGGTTTATCTGTACGTTATCTTTCCAAACATCAACCACCACTTAAAATGTTTTCAGTAGGAAGAGTATTTAGACGTGAAACAATTAACTATAAACACTTACCTGAATTCCATCAAGTGGAAGGAATTGTTGCAGGAGAAGATATGAGTTTTAAAAATCTACTTGGAATACTTAAAGAATTCTATAGAAAATTAGGTTTTAAAGTAAGATTTAGACCAGCATACTTCCCATACACATACTTATCCATAGAATCTGAAATTTATGTTCCAGAAAAGAAAAGTTGGATGGAACTAGGTGGATCTGGAATGTTTAGACCAGAAGTACTAGAACCATTAGGAATAAAAACACAAGTAGCAGCATTTGGTCTTGGAATAGAAAGACTTGCAATGATGAGATATGGAATAGAAGATATTCGTATGTTATATCAAAGTGATATTGGATGGTTAAGAAAACTACCAGTAACAAGAAATATTAAAAACTTCTAAAAGGTGTTAATTATGGTATATAATTCTTTAGAATTAAATCTTGAAGCAATTACAAACACAATTAAAATGTTGGAAAAGGAAAATAACGATGAAAATAAGGATAAAATTGCTGAACTAAAAAAGGAAAGAGATAAATTACTAAAGGAATTGAAAGTATTTTAATTATTCTTTCTTAAATCTTTTTTTAAATAAATTTGGTGATGAAATGGAATTATTAGTAAGTGCAATAAATTTAGATGAAGCTAAAGAGGCACTCGCTGGTGGTGCTGATATTTTAGATGTGAAAAATCCTAAGGAAGGATCTCTAGGAGCTAACTTTCCATGGATTATAAAAGAAATTAGTGATTATGCAGAGGATGTAATTGTCAGTACAACCATAGGGGACGTACCATATAAACCAGGTACAGTATCACTAGCAGCATTAGGTAGTGCAGTTTCAGGCTCAAATTATGTTAAAGTAGGATTATATGGTCCTGAAAACTATGAACAAGCAGTTGAAGTAATGAATGCAGTTGTTAAAACAATAAATAATTATGATGAAAATATAACTG is a window encoding:
- a CDS encoding phenylalanine--tRNA ligase subunit alpha — encoded protein: MIEKIINELHLYEKKLLDGLAKNSNLTPEEIAKLEQMPVKAVTSAAGMLESKNIITVDKTSTDNISLSEEGKDYALNGLPEHRILKALQDFSNEGKDEVGMDEVIERAKVSKAQMNFSIGILMRHHWAKMNNGKLAITDEGKNADISSLPQVKFLKFLHDKKQITEENIPEEFIKVRAEFNKRKDLLNIKTSQDFHFILNDIGKKILDEGFSIQNEATQLTHDQLKTGSWKNLHYRGYDINASAPKNYPGKIHPLQQTIEEIRDIFIDMGFDEAKGTILESAFWNFDMLFQPQDHAAREMQDTFYVSNPSQASLPGGDLVEKTRAEHEHGGNTGSEGWNYKWNEDIAKQIVLRTHTTGLSVRYLSKHQPPLKMFSVGRVFRRETINYKHLPEFHQVEGIVAGEDMSFKNLLGILKEFYRKLGFKVRFRPAYFPYTYLSIESEIYVPEKKSWMELGGSGMFRPEVLEPLGIKTQVAAFGLGIERLAMMRYGIEDIRMLYQSDIGWLRKLPVTRNIKNF